AAAGCCATCTCAGATTCCTGGGTTCCTTATGACATGGTCGAGGACCCTCATTATCTCCAGGTTCTCGAAACCGAGCGGTCTTATTTTTCTATCGACCAAGGACAAGAGCTCCGAGTCGTTCTCGGCCATCACTCGGAACATGAACCTCCTTTCCCCTGTAGTATGGATGACCTCGGTCACATTCTCGATGTCCAGCAATCCGCTCATCGCGTTCATTTCTTTCTCAGGGGGCAGATCGGCTAGTATGTAAGCATCAGCCCCTATACCTACCCTGGCCTCGTCGACGACCGCTGAATAACCAATGATCGTGCGGTCCTCCTCCATCCTCTTGATCCTGTCCCGTATGGTGGACGGGGATCGACCTAGAAGCTTTCCAATCTCCTCATTGGTCAGCTTCCCATTCTTTTGCAGGATCTCAAGGATCTTTTGATCTAGGTCGTCCTGGGACATTGCCCTATAATATCTTTCCGGACTTCTTTAAGTGTTTTCCTCGAGACAGGTGGCCCCTCTGCCTCAGTGCATCCTCGATGATCTCTCTATGGTCAGCTGCCATATCTGGAAGTGATAGCGGGTCATGCAGACCTACTCCAGCTGCATCGTCTCCTGCCCTTAGGTCTCCGCCCGTCACCTCCAGATTGAACGCGATGGTGACAAAGTGTCCCCTGGGGTCCCTTTCAGGATCAGAATAGACACCACTGATGCCCAATACTCTGGTTTGCAGTCCGGTCTCCTCTCTCACCTCACGGACGACACAGTCCTCGACCCTCTCACCATATTCCACGATGCCTCCTGGAAGAGCCCAAAGCCCCTTGAAAGGCTCTTTCCCCCTTTTTATTAGGACGACCTTTTCATCTTTGAGGATGACCCCGTCCGTTGTCAGCCAAGGCTTCTTCCACAGATGTTCCACCTGTGCCCGCAGCACTTTTTCCCGAATATGGTAGACCGAGAGCAGCTCATCCCCCACCTCTGTCAAATAGACAGCATCCCCCTCGAGTCGTATAAGCTGCCCTTCCTGAGATCCATTGAGAGAGCCTATTATGCCTACCAGTTCTCCCTCGCCCATCCCCATCCTTTTTGCCATCCCAGACAAGGTGCCGATTCTTCTGACCAGATCTAAGATCTTTGCACCTCCGAGGTCCAATATCTTATTACCATTTTTGCCCAGGACAAGTTCAAAGGACACTTCATACATTGGCCAAAGGTAGCGTTTGATGGGATTTATTATTACCCCCCTGCGCTTAACCTTCTTCCCGTGTTGAACTTTAGAAAGAGGCTTCCGACAATAATGATGCCACAGGAGATACTAGACAAAGCGTTCCTCCGAGTTTCAAAGATTGATGCCACCGGTGATTCAAAGTTCGACATGATCAAGAACAAATCCACGGCAAGGGTCAATGCGGCGGGGGACATAGTGCATTCTATCCTCCTTAATTACAACAGGGCCTTTCCAAGCGTGAACAAGAGGGAGGGATTCACGGTCGAACTAATGTGCGTCCTCATCGACATGGACCAGTTGAAGAGGTCGCTGTCTAAGCTTGAATGGGGGGCGGAAAAGGTCCAGGAACTTAGGAAGGAGTATGACAGGAGGATCAAGGCCGCGAGGGACCTCGACGAGCTAGATTCTGCCAGAAAAGAATTCTATGGGCGCACTTCTTCGATAGTTTGGAGGATGGAACCCCATCTAAAGACTCTGGCCAAGGCGAGAGAGGAGCTCCGAAAGATCCCATTGGTCGACGAGGAGATCCCGACCATGGTCATCGCGGGATTCCCTAACGTCGGGAAGAGCCAGCTTGTTGAGAGGATATCTACAGCCAAGCCGAAGATAGCCCCATATCCATTCACCACCCAAGGTATATGCATCGGACACAAGACCGTTGGATGGAGGAAATTCCAGGTGATCGATACCCCTGGGCTCTTGGACCGTCCGCTCGAAGAACGGAATTCAATAGAGCTCCAAGCGATCCTTGCCTTGAAATATCTGGCCGATCTGATAGTGTTCGTTATCGACCCTACTGGGACAGCAGGATACACCTTGGAGCAGCAGGAAAGATTGCTCGCCTCCGTAAAGCAAAATTTTCCTGATGTGCACCTGTTGGTGGTAGAGAACAAAGCGGACATCCTCAGGACCGATAGCGACAGGAGAAAAATATCAGCCTTGTCGGGAGAAGGAATTCCTGAGCTGCTTGAGGAGATCATGGTATTCTTCAAGGAGAATGAAAAGGATTCCTTATTGTCCGAGCCGATCGATCGAATTTCAAATAGTCGGCCCTTATGAATGGCAGGGGAATTGAATGAGAGAGCTGGCCTGCAGCGATGATATGAGGAGGTACTTCCAGAGGTTGTTCACGGAGACCGACAGGTGCTACGAGATCGCTACAAGGGCGAGGGAGGTGGGGCACGATCCGGAGACCTTTGTGGAGATCCCAAGAGCAGAGGACCTGGCAGCCCGGGTAGAGGAACAGCTTTCACAATGGCAGGTGGATGGTGTTGCAGACATCATCCGTGAACTGAGCGCAAGGCATGAAAGCAGGGAAGAGGTCTCCTTATTGGTGGCCAAGGAGGTGGCCAAATGGCCCTCTAAGACAAGGGAGGAAGCGATCGACCGAGCGATAAGGGTCGGACTGTCAGTTTTGACCGAGGGGATATTGGTGGCCCCTATAGTCGGCATAGGCGGCGTCAAGATCGGGAAGAACGCGGACGGCTCCGAATACGTCTCACTCTTTTTCAATGGTCCCATAAGGGCGGCCGGAGGCACAGGCCAGGCCATGAGCGTCCTCATCGCCGATATCGTTCGAAGGGAGTTCGATCTGGGCGTCTACAGACCTGAGCATGGCGAGGTGGAACGGCTAAAGGAAGAGATACCTCTCTATAAAAGGTGCCAGCATCTACAGTATCTTCCGACCAATGAAGAGATCGAGCTGATATACAAGAACTGTCCCGTGTGCATCGATGGGGAGAAGACGGAGGACGTGGAGATAACTGGTTTCAGGAACCTTCCACGCATTAAGACAAATTTCGTAAGGGGAGGGGTGTGCCTGGTCATCGCGGAGGGCCTCTGCCAGAAGGCACCAAAGCTCGAGAAGCATGTCAAGAAGCTCGGCATCGATGGCTGGGAGTTCATATCTGAATACCTTAGAAAGAAAAAAGGTACTGGCGAGAAAGACCCAAAAAAGGTCGCTCCAAGTTACAAGTATCTAGAGGACATCGTGGCCGGGCGTCCAGCTTTCAGCCATCCTTCGAGACCAGGAGGATTCAGGCTCCGTTATGGCAGGGGCCGGACAACAGGGCTCGCTGCCCTGGCCATCAACCCAGCGACAATGTATGCGTTGGATTCATTCTTGGCGATCGGGACACAGATAAAGATCGAGAGGCCAGGGAAGGCCGGGGCGGTCACTCCATGCACCGAGATCGAGGGTCCAATTCTCCTGTTGGAAGATGGCTCGCTCGTCCAGACCAACTCTGTGCAGGATGTGCTCGCTGTAAAAGAAAGGATAAAGGAGATCGTGGACCTGGGGGAGGTCCTGCTCCCCTTTGGGGAGTTCGTTGAGAACAACCATGTCCTTGTCCAGGGCGCTTATGCGTTAGAATGGTATAAGCAGGAGCTTCTAGAAGCGACCAAAGGCGAGCTCCCTGTCGAT
This genomic window from Methanomassiliicoccales archaeon contains:
- a CDS encoding Lrp/AsnC family transcriptional regulator encodes the protein MSQDDLDQKILEILQKNGKLTNEEIGKLLGRSPSTIRDRIKRMEEDRTIIGYSAVVDEARVGIGADAYILADLPPEKEMNAMSGLLDIENVTEVIHTTGERRFMFRVMAENDSELLSLVDRKIRPLGFENLEIMRVLDHVIRNPGI
- a CDS encoding NUDIX hydrolase produces the protein MGEGELVGIIGSLNGSQEGQLIRLEGDAVYLTEVGDELLSVYHIREKVLRAQVEHLWKKPWLTTDGVILKDEKVVLIKRGKEPFKGLWALPGGIVEYGERVEDCVVREVREETGLQTRVLGISGVYSDPERDPRGHFVTIAFNLEVTGGDLRAGDDAAGVGLHDPLSLPDMAADHREIIEDALRQRGHLSRGKHLKKSGKIL
- a CDS encoding 50S ribosome-binding GTPase, which translates into the protein MLNFRKRLPTIMMPQEILDKAFLRVSKIDATGDSKFDMIKNKSTARVNAAGDIVHSILLNYNRAFPSVNKREGFTVELMCVLIDMDQLKRSLSKLEWGAEKVQELRKEYDRRIKAARDLDELDSARKEFYGRTSSIVWRMEPHLKTLAKAREELRKIPLVDEEIPTMVIAGFPNVGKSQLVERISTAKPKIAPYPFTTQGICIGHKTVGWRKFQVIDTPGLLDRPLEERNSIELQAILALKYLADLIVFVIDPTGTAGYTLEQQERLLASVKQNFPDVHLLVVENKADILRTDSDRRKISALSGEGIPELLEEIMVFFKENEKDSLLSEPIDRISNSRPL